The Streptomyces sp. NBC_00162 sequence GCTCGACGCCGAGCCCGACACCACCCTGGGGGTGCGCGGCCCGCGCAAGGCGGCCGTGCTGGACCGGCTGACGGCCGGGCCCGCCGAGCGGACCCGCGCCGCTCACCACACGATGAACCTCATCACCGACCGCCGGGCACCCGCGCAGTCCTGACCGCCCCGGTCCTCACCCCCAGCCCGTCCAGGCTCCCCACACGCCAGGAGGAACCCGCCATGACCAAACAGCGCCCACGCATCGTCGACCTCAGCGAGACGCCGCCCAACCGCCGGCGCGGTGGCGACCTGAGGGCCGTGCTCACCCCGACCTCGGTGGGCTCCACCAGCGGCTTCATGGGCATGGCGATCATGGCCCCCGGCGAGTCCATCGCCGAGCACTACCACCCGTACTCCGAGGAGTTCGTGTACGTGGTCGCCGGCCGGCTGGAGGTCGACCTCGACGGCGAGGCCCACCCGCTGCGCACCGACCAGGGGCTGCTGGTCCCGCTCAACGTGCGCCACCGGTTCCGCAACGTCGGCGGCACCGAGGCCCGGATGGTCTTCCACCTCGGACCGCTCGCCCCGCGCCCCGAACTGGGCCACGTCGACACCGAAGAGGCACCGCACCCGGAGGGCACCGCGTGGGAGCAGCCCCCGGACCGCACGGGAGCGGTCTCGTGACCGGCCGCCGGGTGGCGGTCACCGGGGTCGGCGTCGTCGCACCCGGCGGGATCGGCGTCTCGGCCTTCTGGGACCTGCTCGCCAACGGCCGTACGGCGACCCGCGGCATCACCCTCTTCGACCCGGCCGGGTTCCGCTCCCGGATAGCCGCCGAGGTCGACTTCGACCCCGCCGCGCACGGGCTCGGCGAGGGTGAGGCGGCCCGGGCGGACCGGTACATCCAGTTCGCCCTCGTCGCGGCCCGCGAGGCGCTGCTGGACGCGGGACTCGACCTCACCACGGACGAGGCCTGGCGCACCGGCGTCTCCCTGGGCACCGCCGTCGGCGGGACCACCCGTCTGGAGCACGACTACGTGGCCGTGAGCCAGAACGGCGCCTGGTGGGACGTGGACGAGAAGCTCGCCGGGCCCCATCTGCACCGGGCGTTCACGCCCGCGACCCTCGCCTCCGCCGTCGCGGAGCAGACGGGTGCGCGCGGCCCGGTGCAGACCGTGTCCACCGGCTGCACCTCCGGACTCGACGCCATCGGGTACGCCGTGCACTCCATCGTGGAGGGCCGGATGGACGTGTGCATCGCCGGGGCCTCGGACTCGCCCATATCGCCGATCACCGTGGCCTGCTTCGACGCCATCAAGGCGACCTCGCCGAACAACGACGACCCGGCCCACGCCTCCCGGCCGTTCGACGCCGACCGGGACGGGTTCGTCCTCGGCGAGGGCGGCGCCGTCCTCGTACTCGAAGAGCTGGAACACGCCCGCGCCCGCGGTGCGACCGTCTACTGCGAGATCGGCGGCTACGCCACCTTCGGCAACGCCCACCACATGACGGGACTGACCGCCGAGGGGCTGGAGATGGCCCGGGCCATCCAGACCGCCCTGGACCAGGCCGGGATCGACGCGAAGGACATCGACTACGTCAACGCGCACGGATCCGGCACCAAGCAGAACGACCGCCACGAGACGGCGGCCGTCAAGCGGGTCCTGGGCGAGCACGCCTACAAGACGCCGATGACCTCCATCAAGTCCATGGTCGGTCACTCCCTCGGCGCCATCGGGGCGATCGAACTGGCGGCCTGCGTGCTCGCCATGACCCACCAGGTCGTACCGCCCACGGCGAACTACGAGACGCCGGACCCCGAGTGCGACCTGGACTACGTACCCCGCACCGCCCGCGGCCGCAAGCTGCGCAGCGTGCTCTCGGTCGGCAGTGGCTTCGGCGGATTCCAGTCCGCCGTGGTCATGACCCGGCCGAAGGAGGAGGTCTCGTGACCAGCCGTACGGTCATCACGGGCATCGGGGTCGTCGCGCCCAACGGCGTCGGCGCCGACGCCTTCTGGAAGGCGACCCAGTCCGGCCTCAGCGTGCTGGACCGCGTCACCCGGGCGGGTTGCGAGCACCTCCCGCTGCGGGTCGCGGGCGAGGTACGGGGCTTTGACCCCGGCGCGATGGTCGAGGACCGCTTCCTCGTCCAGACCGACCGCTTCACCCACCACGCCCTCGCCGCGGCCGACCTCGCCCTGGAGGACGCCCGGCTCGGCCGGGCCGACTACGAGGCCGACCCCTTCTCGGTCGGGGTGGTCACGGCCGCCGGGTCCGGCGGCGGCGAGTTCGGGCAGCGCGAACTGCAGCGGCTCTGGGACCAGGGACCCCGGTACGTCGGCCCGTACCAGTCCATCGCCTGGTTCTACGCCGCGAGCACCGGCCAGATCTCCATCCGGCGCGGCCTCAAGGGACCGTGCGGGGTCGTCGCCAGCGACGAGGCGGGCGGGCTCGACGCCTTCGCGCACGCCGCGCGGGCCATCCGCCAGGGCAGCCGGGCGATGCTCGTCGGGGCCACGGAGGCGCCCCTCGCGCCGTACTCCATCGTCTGCCAGCTGGAGTACGAGGGCCTGAGCACCCGGGACGATCCCGAGCGCGCCTACCGGCCCTTCACCGCCCAGGCCTGCGGGTACGTCCCCGCGGAGGGTGGCGCGATGTTCCTCGTGGAGGAGGAGGCCGCCGCCCGCGGCCGGGGCGCCACGGTCCGCGCCGTACTGGCCGGCCACGCCGCCACCTTCACCGGGACCCGGCGGCCGGACGACGCGGGCGAAGGGCTGGCCCACGCGATCCGGGGCGCGCTGCGCGAAGCCGACTGCGCCCCGGAGGAGGTCGACGTGGTCTTCGCCGACGCCCTCGGGACGCCGGCGGCCGACGCGGCCGAGGCGGCGGCCATCGCCGGCGCCCTCGGCGCACACGGGCGCAGGGTACCGGTCACGGCGCCGAAGACCGGTACCGGCAGGGCGTACTGCGCGGCGCCCGCCCTCGACACCGCCGCCGCGGTACTGGCACTGGAGCACGGCATCGTCCCGCCGACCCCGAACGTCTTCGACGTGTGCCACGACCTCGACGTGGTCACCTCCGGTGCCCGCTCCGCGGACCTGCGCACCGCGCTCGTGCTGAGTCGCGGCCGGATGGGCTCGAACTCCGCGCTCGTCCTGCGCAAGTCCCCGTGACGGCCGCGTGGTCCCCACGGGGTCCGCGTCCGGCAGGACCCGCTCAGTCCCCCCGTAGGAAGAGAGAAGCCACCATGTCCGACCGACTGACCCTGGAGGAGCTGGCGGCCCTGATGAAGACCGCCGGCATCACCGTCGACCCCGCCCAGCTGGCGAGCAGTCCGGACTCGGCCTTCGAGGAGTACGGCCTGGACTCGCTGGGCCTGCTCGGCATCGTCGGCGAGCTGGAGAACCGGCGCGGGCGGGCGCTGCCCACCGACGCCGACCGCTGCAAGACCCCCGGCGAGTTCCTCGACCTCGTCAACAACAGCCTGATGACAGGAGCCTGACATGCCAGGACACACCGAGAACGAGATCACCGTCAACGCCCCCGTGGACGTCGTGTGGGAGATGACCAACGACCTCCCCAACTGGCCGCAGCTGTTCAGCGAATACGCCTCGCTGGAGATCCTCGAGCAGAAGGGGGCCACCACCCGCTTCCGCCTCACCATGCACCCCGACGAGAACGGCAAGGTGTGGAGCTGGGTCTCGGAGCGGACCGTGGACCGCGAGAACCTCACGGTCCGGGCGCGGCGCGTCGAGACCGGCCCGTTCGCGCACATGGACATCCACTGGCAGTACTTCGCGGTACCGGGCGGCACCCGGATGAAGTGGACCCAGGACTTCGCGATGAAGCCGGACGCGCCGGTCGACGACGCGTGGATGACCGACAACATCAACCGCAACTCCCCGATCCAGATGGCGCTCATCCGGGACAAGATCGAGCAGCGCGAACGCGAGAACCGCACGCCCGCCGTCAGCCGAATCTGAAGCGAAAGGCAAGCACCCGGATGAACCAGACGCATCGCGCCCTCATCGTCGCCCGCATGGCGCCGGGATCGGCTCCCGACATCGCCGAGCTCTTCGCGGGCTCGGACGCGGGCGAACTGCCGCACCTGGTCGGAGTCTCGCGCCGCAGCCTGTTCCAGTTCGGTGATGTGTACATGCACCTGATCGAGGCGGACCGGCCACCGGGCCCCGCCATCGCGCAGGTCACCGACCACCCCGAGTTCCGGCAGCTCAGCGAGCGGCTCACCGCCTACATCAGCCCGCACAACCCCGACACGTGGCGCAGTCCGAAGGACGCGATGGCCCACGAGTTCTACCGCTGGGAAAACCCCGCCGCGAAGTGAACCGAGCGGCCCGGACGGGACCCGCACACCGGTGTGTGCGGGTCCCGCCGCGTGCGGCCCGCGCGCGTGGACCGATCTTCGTCGGCCACGGGGCGTGAGCTATGTTTGAGCGTGAGTGACATAGTCAAGGAGGCCCTTCCGGTGTCATCGGGGCAGCAGGCACGCGCTCAGGCAGCTGCGATCAAGCCGAGCGGGCAGTCGTCGGAGGAGATCCGTCCCCCGGCCGACCGGCTCCTCGCGCTCTTCGACGGCCGTCGCCTCTCCCCGGGCCAGCGCCGGATCGCGCAGTACCTGATCGACCACCTCACCGAGGCGGCGTTCCTGTCGATCACCGAACTCGCCGAGCGGGTCGGCGTCAGCCAGCCCTCCGTGACCCGCTTCGCCGCCTCCCTCGGATTCAGCGGCTACCCCGCCCTGCGCGACGTGCTCCAGCCCATCGCCCTGAGCGCGGTGGCCGGCTCCCCGGACACCCGCGAGCAGATCCGCCGCAACGAGCTGCAGGCGGCCGTCGACGCCGAGATCGAGAACCTGGAGAACGTACGCCGGCTGCTCGCCGACACCAACCAGGTACTGGACATCGGCCGCGAGCTGGCCGCATCGGTGCCGCTGACCGTCCTCGGCCTGCGCATCTCGGTGTCCCTGGCCGAGTACTTCGCCTACGCGGCCCGGCGCATCCACCCCGACGTGCGCCTGGTGACCCGAGGCGGCAGCGTGGCGTACGACGCGCTGCTCCAGTCCAAGGCGGCCGGCGGGACCTGGGTCCTGGCCTTCGCCATGCCGCGGCACGCCAAGGAGACCCTGGCGGCCGTCCGGGCCGCCCGCAGTACGGGGCTGCGCGTCGTCCTGATCACGGATCCGACCCTCGGGCCGCTCGTGGACGAGGCGGACGTGACCCTGAAGGCGGGAACCGGCTCGCGCCTGGTGTTCGACTCGTACGCGGCTCCCGGGATGCTTTCCGCGGCCCTGCTCCAGGCCATGGCCGACGCGGACCCCGAGCGCACGCAGGCGCGCCTGGAGGGCTACGAGCAGGTCGCCGACCAGCACGGATTCTTCCTGTAAGGGCTGGTCGGGGCGGATTTATGCGGGTGCTGACCAGGGGCATATTCAACCTGGGAGGTGCATGAAATTTTTCATACGCTTGCCTACTCGACGGTATATATGTTTACTGACGGCGGCGCTCCGGATCCACCAGATGCCAAGGAGGAGGACCCCCTCCTGAACGCACGCGCGGCACGACGACCTCCTCACGTCGTGACCACGCGTCGAGTCCCGGCCTTCGGATCCCGCTGGGCGCCCATGGCGGCCTCGGTCAACCCCTGGGCCGAGGCCGCCCACCAGCAACGTCTCGATCAGAGTTCGACACCCCTCGGAAGTGACGAGAATGCCCCTGACGGCCACCATCACGCGCAGCCCGGACTGGCCCCTGCAGGTCAAGGCCCCCGGGACCCACGACTGGGAACGCTCGGCCACGCGCTGGCTGAGGGACCTGCTCCCGGCCCGCTACGGCAGCTATCTGACGCTGACCCGCCACCACGCCCTGCTGGCGCGGCACGTCCAGCTCCAGCTCCAGCACGAGATGCGCGCGGTGCGGGTGGCCCTCCAGACCAGCCGGGCCGAGCTGCCCATGCTGGGCGTCGGCGAGGCGGTCATCGAGAACACGATCCGGATGTACGCCGTGGAGCTGGAGCAGCTGGGCCGCCTGTCCCGCGGCGCACGCCTGGTCTCCGACGCCCTCCTCGTGGGCACCCCCGCCCAGCGCAGGCGCTGACACCTTCCTGGTCCTACGCGGGCTGCCAGGACCGCAGGCGCGCGGCCACGTCGAAGACCGTGGCGCGGAACAGGCGGATGTCGGTGATCAGGTCGCGCCACTGCTCGTACGAGGCGTCCACCGCCTTGCCGGAAGCCTCGATGTAGGCGACGGCGACCCCGTAGCCGAAGAACTCGTTGGCGTCGGGGAGCGGGCGGAGCAGGACGATCGCCTCCAGGAGGGCGGCCGCGCGCCAGTACGCGTCGGGGGCGTCCACGTCCAGGCTGGGCGTGTTCACCCGGTGCCGGGCGACGGCGGCGACCAGCGCGGAGTGGTCGGCCACCGCCACGTCCTTGAACAGCGACTCCTGCCGCTCCAGCAGCCAGCGGTGATCGATGTGCAGTTCCACGCGTCCGAGTATCCCTGTCCAGGGGCCGGGCGGGGGACTGTTCGCGGAGCACGCCCCCTGTCGCCCGGCTTTGGGGAGCCGGCGGCAGGGGGCGTGCGGAGTCCAGGGAGCTACGGCTACGTGGCTACGGCTTCGGCAGCACGCAGCCGGGACGGTTCAGGTCGATCTTGTTGCCGGGGGCTATGCAGGGGACGAGGGTGTAGGTCTCCTGTGCGTAGTTGATGCCCTGGCGGACCGTTACGTTGCCGTTCTCGTCGACCTCGCACGGATTGTTGTCCGTGCAGCGGCCGCCGTCCTCGTTGCCCGTGTTGTTGACGGCGACGACCTTGCCGGTCGCCGTGTCGATCACGGGCGAGCCGGAAGTCCCGCCGATGGTGTTGCAGGACGAGGTGTAGCGGACCGAGTCCTTCCAGGTCCATTCGCCCTCTTTGAGGCGGTAGGCGAAGCCGTCCACGGAACAGCTGTAGGTCCGCTTCCAGTAGCCGGAGACGACCTTGATGGCCGAACCCTGCGTGGGGCGGGTGTCATTGAGAGTGAGCGCGGTGATGCCGTACTGGCTCTGGATCTGGGCGTACGTCTTGGTCAGCTGGTAGACCGAGACGTCCGTGTCGGTCATGGTCGCGTACGAGATCTTGCTGGCGCGCAGCGTGCCGACCTTGGAGCCCGCGGCGTTGAGCAGCGAGAACGAGCGGGTGGAGGGCTGGTCCTTGACGACCTCGCCGGCCACGGGGAAGCCGGTCTCCAGACAGTGCCCGTTGGACAGGACCAGTGCGGGATCGTTCGGCTGGGAGGCGGGTGCGCGGACGACGGAGCCGGAGCAGTTGCTGAGGGCGACGGTGCCCGCGTAGGTGACCGCGACGGCCGGTGCGGCGATGGCCGGGGCGCCCGCGGCTCCCACGAGGAGCAGGGCTAACAAGGCGCCGGCGAGAGGCTTTTTCATGTGGGGGTTCCCCTCTGAGGACAATGCGACCGAAGATCCTTCGGTTGTCATGCGCATTGTTGGTATCCGGGCGTCAACCCGCAAGAGGGCGTGGCGGGTTGACGCGACGCCCCTGTGGCAAGGGTCGGCCGGGGTGGGGGCGGCGGTGGTGACGGTCCGGTGACTTCCCGATCTCTCTCCGGCACAGGTGTTCCGTAGCGGAGGCTTTGCCTCCTACGGTCTGTGCAGCACAGTTCCGGATCGGGAGGCAGCGTGGAGCGCGAGATCGACATCGACCAGCTGATTGCGGCGATGAAGGCGGTCGACGAGGCGGGCCGGCTCTTCGAGGAGTCGCTCGCGGTGTACGAGGCGCGCGGCCTCAAGCGGACCAGCGACGACTTCAAGGTGGCGGGCGGCTCCGTCCAGACCCTCCAGGGTGCCGAGGAGATGGCCCTCGGAACCCGCAGGTTCCTCACCGAACTCGCCCTGCTCGCCGGTTTCACGACGGCAGGCCTGGAAGACCGCCTGGCCGGACGGGCGGGGACGGCCCGCGCGGGGTTCCGGGGTGTCTCCGGCGGCGGCTCCCGGATGGCCCGGCCGCTGCTCGACCCGACCCTGAAGGGGCTGCGGCTGCTGCTGGACGTCGACCTCTTCGAGCCCGCCTTCAAGGAGGAGATAGCGGAGGTGGTGCGGGCCGAGGCGGCGACCTACCCCGAGCCGTCGGCCTTCCGCGTCCCGCGCGCCGCGGCCGGGCGCACCCCCTGAGCGGATCCCCTCGGGGTGCCGTGCCCGGCTGAGGGGGAGAGGCTGGAGACATGCATCATGCACCCGTCGTCGTACACCGGATCTTCCCGTCGGGAGGCCGGCAGGTCACGCTGCGGACCGCGGGCGGCGAGGAGTCCCTCGGGGTGGCCCGCTCGGACCAGGACGTCATCGAGTTCCTCCGGCGGGCCGGGATGCCCGATCCCGACGACGTGGTCCTCGGCGGCTCGGAGCTGCTGGAGTGGGACTCCGACGAGCCCCACGTGTACACCGCGGACCCGCCGACCGACGACCTGCCGTAGGGGGGTGTTCCCCGGGTCTGCGGGGCGTCGCCGTTCGGCCCTCAGCGGCGCAGGTAGGCGAGCACGGCGAGCACCCGCCGGTTGTCCTCGGCGCAGGGCGCGATCCGGAGCTTGGCGAAGATGCTCGCCGTGTGCTTGGCGACGGCGCTCTCGCTGAAGTGCAGGGTGAGCGCGATCGCGGCGTTGGACCGGCCCTCCGCCATCAGTTCCAGTACGTCCCGCTCCCGCGCGGTGAGGCTCGCTATGGTTCCCCGGGCGTCGCCGCGCGAGAGCAGCCTGGAGATGACCTGCTGGTCCAGGACGGTGCCGCCCGCGGCGACCCGTCGTACGGCGTCGACGAACTGGCCGGTGTCGGTGACCCGGTCCTTGAGGAGGTATCCGACGCCTCCGTCGTCACCGGCCAGCAACTCGTTGGCGTAGAGCTGGTCGACGTACTGGGAGAGCACGAGGACGGGCAGCCCCGGGCGCCGGCGGCGGGCTTCGAGCGCGGCCTGGAGGCCCTCGTCGGTCAGGGTCGGCGGCAGGCGTACGTCGACGACCGCGACGTCCGGTTCCTCCTCCAGCAGGGCGCGCAGCAGCGAGGGGCCGTTGTCCACCGAGGCGACGATGTCGAAGCCGTGCTCCCGCAGGGTGCGCTCCAGCCCGTCCCTCAGGAGGAAGAGGTCTTCGGCGAGGACAACGCGCACGGAATCTCCAACGTCACGGTGGTCGGTCCGCCCGGCGGGCTGTGCAGGGCGAGGGTCCCGTCGAAGGTAGCCAACCGGCTCCGGACGCCGAGCAGCCCGGTCCCCCCGGCGGGGTCCGCGCCGCCGCGGCCGTCGTCGGTGACGGTCACGCGCAGCCGCGGGTCCCGGCCGCCGTCGTGCTCGACGACGATGCCGACGCGGTCGGCGCCGGCGTGCTTCGCCGCGTTGGCCAGCAGCTCGTTGACCGCGAAGTAGGCGGCCGATTCGACGGGCGCGGCCAGCCGCCCGGGCAGCCGGGCTTCGACCCGTACGTCGAGGAAACTGTCGAGCGCCAGCGAGCGCAGCGCGTCGCCCAGTCCGCGGTCGGTGAGCACCGGCGGCTGGATGCCCCGGACCAGGTCGCGCAGGTCCTCGAGCGCGCGCGCCGACAGGGCGCGCACTTCCAGCAGTTCGGTACGGGCGGCCGCCGGATCGCGCTCCAGCAGCCGGGTGGCGGAGTCGAGCCGCATGCCCAGGGCGACGAGCCGGGCCTGCGCACCGTCGTGCAGGTCCCGCTCGATGCGCTGCAGTTCGGCCGCCTGGGAGTCGAGGGCGGCCCTGCGCCCGTCGGTCAGCTGCTCGATGCGGTGCGCGAGTTCGGCGCTGCGGGGCGCGCCGAGGCACAGGCGGGTCCAGCGGGCGTGCAGGCGCAGGACGCGCGGTGCGGCGGCGGCGCCGAGAGCCATGAAGGCCACTCCCAGGGCCAGCGCCGCGAGCATGGCGGGAGTGCTGTCCACGAGGACGAAGGCGTACCAGTTGCCGTCGCCGAGGTGACGCCAGACGAACGGCTGGACGAGCGCGCCGAAGGCCCCGTACTCGATGAGGGCGAGCGGGACGGTGACCAGCAGGCCCCCGGCCGACGGCTCCAGCCAGGCCCACCTCAGGTCGCGCCAGAAGCCCTCCTCGGTGAGGACGGCGCGGGCCGCGCGGGGGAGGGGCTCCGGCGGGCCGATCCGTACTCCCGACCACACCCCGGCCCGCTCGCGGGAGTGGTCGGACCGGCGGCGCAGCGCGCGGGCGGCGGCCGGCAGCATCCGCCCGCCGAGGCCGAGG is a genomic window containing:
- a CDS encoding acyl carrier protein, whose protein sequence is MSDRLTLEELAALMKTAGITVDPAQLASSPDSAFEEYGLDSLGLLGIVGELENRRGRALPTDADRCKTPGEFLDLVNNSLMTGA
- a CDS encoding response regulator transcription factor, which produces MRVVLAEDLFLLRDGLERTLREHGFDIVASVDNGPSLLRALLEEEPDVAVVDVRLPPTLTDEGLQAALEARRRRPGLPVLVLSQYVDQLYANELLAGDDGGVGYLLKDRVTDTGQFVDAVRRVAAGGTVLDQQVISRLLSRGDARGTIASLTARERDVLELMAEGRSNAAIALTLHFSESAVAKHTASIFAKLRIAPCAEDNRRVLAVLAYLRR
- a CDS encoding cupin domain-containing protein; amino-acid sequence: MTKQRPRIVDLSETPPNRRRGGDLRAVLTPTSVGSTSGFMGMAIMAPGESIAEHYHPYSEEFVYVVAGRLEVDLDGEAHPLRTDQGLLVPLNVRHRFRNVGGTEARMVFHLGPLAPRPELGHVDTEEAPHPEGTAWEQPPDRTGAVS
- a CDS encoding beta-ketoacyl synthase N-terminal-like domain-containing protein, which encodes MTSRTVITGIGVVAPNGVGADAFWKATQSGLSVLDRVTRAGCEHLPLRVAGEVRGFDPGAMVEDRFLVQTDRFTHHALAAADLALEDARLGRADYEADPFSVGVVTAAGSGGGEFGQRELQRLWDQGPRYVGPYQSIAWFYAASTGQISIRRGLKGPCGVVASDEAGGLDAFAHAARAIRQGSRAMLVGATEAPLAPYSIVCQLEYEGLSTRDDPERAYRPFTAQACGYVPAEGGAMFLVEEEAAARGRGATVRAVLAGHAATFTGTRRPDDAGEGLAHAIRGALREADCAPEEVDVVFADALGTPAADAAEAAAIAGALGAHGRRVPVTAPKTGTGRAYCAAPALDTAAAVLALEHGIVPPTPNVFDVCHDLDVVTSGARSADLRTALVLSRGRMGSNSALVLRKSP
- a CDS encoding S1 family peptidase, encoding MKKPLAGALLALLLVGAAGAPAIAAPAVAVTYAGTVALSNCSGSVVRAPASQPNDPALVLSNGHCLETGFPVAGEVVKDQPSTRSFSLLNAAGSKVGTLRASKISYATMTDTDVSVYQLTKTYAQIQSQYGITALTLNDTRPTQGSAIKVVSGYWKRTYSCSVDGFAYRLKEGEWTWKDSVRYTSSCNTIGGTSGSPVIDTATGKVVAVNNTGNEDGGRCTDNNPCEVDENGNVTVRQGINYAQETYTLVPCIAPGNKIDLNRPGCVLPKP
- a CDS encoding beta-ketoacyl-[acyl-carrier-protein] synthase family protein, coding for MTGRRVAVTGVGVVAPGGIGVSAFWDLLANGRTATRGITLFDPAGFRSRIAAEVDFDPAAHGLGEGEAARADRYIQFALVAAREALLDAGLDLTTDEAWRTGVSLGTAVGGTTRLEHDYVAVSQNGAWWDVDEKLAGPHLHRAFTPATLASAVAEQTGARGPVQTVSTGCTSGLDAIGYAVHSIVEGRMDVCIAGASDSPISPITVACFDAIKATSPNNDDPAHASRPFDADRDGFVLGEGGAVLVLEELEHARARGATVYCEIGGYATFGNAHHMTGLTAEGLEMARAIQTALDQAGIDAKDIDYVNAHGSGTKQNDRHETAAVKRVLGEHAYKTPMTSIKSMVGHSLGAIGAIELAACVLAMTHQVVPPTANYETPDPECDLDYVPRTARGRKLRSVLSVGSGFGGFQSAVVMTRPKEEVS
- a CDS encoding MurR/RpiR family transcriptional regulator; protein product: MSSGQQARAQAAAIKPSGQSSEEIRPPADRLLALFDGRRLSPGQRRIAQYLIDHLTEAAFLSITELAERVGVSQPSVTRFAASLGFSGYPALRDVLQPIALSAVAGSPDTREQIRRNELQAAVDAEIENLENVRRLLADTNQVLDIGRELAASVPLTVLGLRISVSLAEYFAYAARRIHPDVRLVTRGGSVAYDALLQSKAAGGTWVLAFAMPRHAKETLAAVRAARSTGLRVVLITDPTLGPLVDEADVTLKAGTGSRLVFDSYAAPGMLSAALLQAMADADPERTQARLEGYEQVADQHGFFL
- a CDS encoding SRPBCC family protein, encoding MPGHTENEITVNAPVDVVWEMTNDLPNWPQLFSEYASLEILEQKGATTRFRLTMHPDENGKVWSWVSERTVDRENLTVRARRVETGPFAHMDIHWQYFAVPGGTRMKWTQDFAMKPDAPVDDAWMTDNINRNSPIQMALIRDKIEQRERENRTPAVSRI
- a CDS encoding toxin Doc, whose product is MELHIDHRWLLERQESLFKDVAVADHSALVAAVARHRVNTPSLDVDAPDAYWRAAALLEAIVLLRPLPDANEFFGYGVAVAYIEASGKAVDASYEQWRDLITDIRLFRATVFDVAARLRSWQPA
- a CDS encoding TcmI family type II polyketide cyclase, yielding MNQTHRALIVARMAPGSAPDIAELFAGSDAGELPHLVGVSRRSLFQFGDVYMHLIEADRPPGPAIAQVTDHPEFRQLSERLTAYISPHNPDTWRSPKDAMAHEFYRWENPAAK
- a CDS encoding sensor histidine kinase; this encodes MSSTSRSLTAAWRCQLASLAAVAAAFTGAGVVGALLLLPLGLGGRMLPAAARALRRRSDHSRERAGVWSGVRIGPPEPLPRAARAVLTEEGFWRDLRWAWLEPSAGGLLVTVPLALIEYGAFGALVQPFVWRHLGDGNWYAFVLVDSTPAMLAALALGVAFMALGAAAAPRVLRLHARWTRLCLGAPRSAELAHRIEQLTDGRRAALDSQAAELQRIERDLHDGAQARLVALGMRLDSATRLLERDPAAARTELLEVRALSARALEDLRDLVRGIQPPVLTDRGLGDALRSLALDSFLDVRVEARLPGRLAAPVESAAYFAVNELLANAAKHAGADRVGIVVEHDGGRDPRLRVTVTDDGRGGADPAGGTGLLGVRSRLATFDGTLALHSPPGGPTTVTLEIPCALSSPKTSSS